One region of Synechococcus elongatus PCC 11801 genomic DNA includes:
- the yidC gene encoding membrane protein insertase YidC, which translates to MDFGIGFLSSNVMLPILDFFYGLVPSYGLAIIALTLVIRIALYPLSAGAIRNARRMRIANPVMQKRQQEIRERYANDPSKLQEETSKLFKEFGNPLAGCFPLLLQMPLLFALFATLRGSPFADINYTVNLQVLPSEQIAQVQPRAFSTKPQNVFVADGVHYRVAAVLPAGTQLGVGDRTTVAFQGTNGESFESLVGDRAADLKPTWSVTKGSEHIRVGEDGVVEAVSAGDATLQVTIPGIAANNGFLFIKALGEVGIQSEDGINWDVLGLVLAFGVSLYVSQQLSSQGAAPNPQQDQVNKITPVLFSGMFLFFPLPAGVLMYMVIANIFQTLQTFILMREPLPENLQKLVAEGAGGTGGSGLSTASAKNQTIDTTAERLPFEPGGNRKKKNG; encoded by the coding sequence ATGGATTTCGGAATCGGTTTTCTTTCCAGCAACGTGATGTTGCCGATCCTAGACTTCTTCTATGGATTGGTACCCAGCTATGGTTTGGCGATTATTGCGCTGACCTTAGTGATTCGGATCGCGCTCTATCCCCTCAGTGCCGGGGCGATTCGGAATGCGCGCCGGATGCGCATTGCCAATCCTGTCATGCAGAAGCGGCAGCAGGAAATTCGGGAGCGCTATGCCAACGATCCCAGCAAGCTGCAGGAAGAAACCTCCAAGCTATTCAAGGAATTTGGCAACCCGCTAGCGGGTTGCTTCCCCTTGCTGCTGCAAATGCCGCTGCTGTTTGCGCTGTTTGCCACCCTGCGGGGCTCGCCCTTTGCGGACATCAACTACACCGTCAATCTGCAAGTCTTGCCCTCAGAGCAGATTGCCCAAGTTCAGCCCCGTGCGTTTTCGACCAAGCCCCAAAACGTCTTTGTCGCCGATGGTGTGCACTACCGGGTCGCAGCTGTTCTACCAGCGGGCACCCAGCTGGGTGTGGGCGATCGCACGACGGTAGCCTTCCAAGGCACGAACGGCGAATCGTTTGAGTCTTTGGTGGGCGATCGCGCTGCTGATTTAAAACCGACTTGGAGCGTGACCAAGGGCAGCGAACACATTCGGGTTGGCGAAGATGGCGTAGTCGAAGCCGTCTCTGCGGGTGACGCAACGCTGCAAGTCACGATTCCGGGTATTGCCGCCAACAACGGCTTCCTGTTTATCAAAGCCTTGGGCGAAGTCGGGATCCAGAGCGAAGACGGCATCAACTGGGATGTGTTGGGCCTCGTGTTGGCCTTTGGCGTCAGCCTCTACGTCAGCCAACAACTCTCCTCCCAAGGTGCTGCTCCCAATCCTCAGCAGGATCAGGTCAACAAAATTACGCCGGTGCTGTTCTCGGGCATGTTCCTGTTCTTCCCCCTGCCGGCTGGGGTGCTGATGTACATGGTGATCGCCAACATCTTCCAGACCTTGCAGACCTTCATCCTGATGCGGGAACCCCTGCCGGAAAATCTGCAGAAATTGGTGGCGGAAGGTGCAGGCGGCACGGGTGGTAGTGGTCTGAGCACAGCTTCGGCTAAAAATCAGACGATTGACACCACGGCGGAACGGTTACCTTTTGAACCCGGCGGCAATCGCAAGAAGAAAAACGGATGA
- a CDS encoding Jag family protein: MTHELALNQGQVWLTETLQRMGCPVAVQAELRSVAGRTEPEGWLELDPEGELLPERAALLTGDRGAVLDALQFLANLALNQHREPDDHLHFTIELAGYRQQRRQELSQLTAQVADRVLSSGEPEKLEHYSSADRRVLHELFDAYPHLQAVSEGREPHRSLLISRRAEE, translated from the coding sequence ATGACCCACGAGCTCGCTCTCAACCAAGGTCAAGTCTGGCTAACCGAAACGTTGCAACGGATGGGTTGTCCGGTTGCAGTGCAGGCTGAGTTGCGTTCTGTCGCAGGTCGCACAGAGCCTGAAGGGTGGCTAGAACTCGACCCTGAGGGAGAGCTGTTGCCGGAACGGGCGGCTCTATTGACGGGCGATCGCGGCGCTGTTCTGGATGCGCTGCAGTTTCTAGCGAACTTGGCCCTGAATCAGCATCGTGAACCAGACGATCATCTCCACTTCACGATTGAGCTGGCGGGCTATCGGCAGCAACGGCGGCAGGAACTGAGTCAACTGACGGCCCAAGTGGCCGATCGCGTCCTGAGTTCTGGGGAGCCGGAGAAGCTAGAACACTATTCTTCAGCCGATCGCCGCGTTCTCCATGAACTGTTTGACGCTTATCCTCACCTGCAAGCCGTGAGTGAGGGCCGCGAACCGCATCGATCGCTGCTCATCAGCCGCCGCGCTGAGGAATAA
- a CDS encoding YceD family protein has translation MARSRFRPFPIQQLLQQPQQTQSWELADPVEGFESLTPVQGELSVRHGYSFLEVMLQAETIVNLTCDRCLCCYNHRLQVETRELIWLRDETPELAEWEPEDELEESLPPDGSFDPQQWLYEQLCLALPLRNVCAEDCPGPPQPEPKPEPTLVDERWLALAKLRDRLGE, from the coding sequence ATGGCTCGATCGCGCTTCCGTCCCTTTCCGATTCAGCAGCTGCTTCAGCAACCCCAACAAACCCAGAGCTGGGAACTGGCCGATCCAGTTGAAGGTTTCGAGAGCCTGACGCCGGTGCAGGGTGAGTTGTCGGTTCGACATGGCTACAGCTTTCTAGAAGTCATGCTCCAGGCAGAGACGATCGTCAATCTCACCTGCGATCGCTGCCTCTGTTGCTATAACCATCGTCTGCAGGTAGAAACGCGGGAACTGATCTGGTTGCGCGATGAAACGCCTGAGTTGGCGGAATGGGAGCCGGAAGACGAGTTGGAAGAGAGTCTGCCGCCGGACGGCAGTTTTGATCCGCAGCAATGGCTCTACGAGCAGCTGTGCCTCGCATTGCCCCTGCGTAACGTCTGCGCTGAAGATTGCCCTGGCCCGCCCCAGCCTGAACCGAAGCCAGAACCCACCCTCGTCGATGAGCGGTGGTTAGCCTTAGCGAAGCTGCGCGATCGCCTCGGGGAATGA
- a CDS encoding AAA family ATPase, giving the protein MNSFQAELSLLLRARYPVLYLATNEEERAEAAIAAVAKSQGDRAVYCWDFVEGYQGTANSEGFGKRNPLQALEYLDQLPATAPALVILRDFHRFLEDAAVSRKLRNLARRLKSQPKNLLILSSRLAIPDDLAEVITVVEFPLPTAAEIRVELQRLLQATGQRFSEADLDAVVRSCQGLSLERIRRVIARAIAKHGELNSEDFDLILEEKRQTIRQTQILDFIPAHEQMSDIGGLDLLKEWLLRRGGAFSEAARRYGLPHPRGLLLAGIQGTGKSLTAKAIAHYWHLPLLRLDVGRLFAGLVGESEARTRQMIQIAEALSPCVLWIDEIDKAFAGLDGRGDSGTANRVFGTVLTWMAEKQSAVFVVATANNVTSLPPELLRKGRFDEIFFVGLPNQEERRAIFEVHLNRLRPSSLRNYDLERLAAATPGFSGAEIEQALIEAMHLGFSQNRDFNTDDIIDAIGQLVPLARTAQQQIQQLQEWAALGRVRPASQAILPRTEGF; this is encoded by the coding sequence ATGAACTCTTTTCAAGCAGAACTTAGCCTTCTCTTGCGGGCGCGGTATCCCGTGCTCTACCTCGCGACCAACGAAGAGGAGCGGGCTGAAGCGGCGATCGCGGCGGTCGCTAAAAGTCAGGGCGATCGGGCAGTGTACTGCTGGGATTTTGTCGAGGGCTACCAAGGCACAGCCAACAGTGAAGGCTTTGGCAAGCGCAATCCGCTGCAAGCTTTGGAATATCTCGATCAGTTGCCGGCGACTGCTCCAGCACTGGTCATTCTGCGCGACTTCCATCGCTTCTTGGAAGATGCAGCCGTCTCGCGCAAGCTGCGCAACCTAGCGCGTCGCCTCAAGTCCCAGCCCAAAAACCTGTTGATCCTCAGCAGTCGCTTGGCGATTCCCGACGACCTAGCCGAGGTGATCACCGTCGTTGAGTTTCCGCTGCCGACGGCGGCCGAAATTCGAGTCGAGCTGCAGCGGCTGCTGCAAGCCACCGGTCAGCGCTTCTCCGAAGCAGATTTGGATGCAGTGGTTCGCAGCTGCCAAGGACTGTCGCTGGAACGGATCCGCCGTGTCATTGCCCGTGCGATCGCCAAGCATGGTGAGCTGAATAGCGAAGATTTCGACCTAATTCTGGAAGAAAAACGTCAGACCATTCGTCAGACCCAGATCCTCGATTTCATCCCTGCCCATGAGCAGATGTCGGATATCGGCGGCTTAGATCTGCTGAAGGAATGGCTGCTGCGACGGGGCGGTGCCTTTTCCGAAGCGGCACGGCGCTACGGCTTGCCCCATCCGCGCGGATTACTACTGGCGGGGATTCAGGGCACCGGCAAATCTTTGACTGCGAAAGCGATCGCCCACTATTGGCATCTGCCCTTGCTGCGCCTGGATGTAGGACGGCTATTTGCCGGTCTGGTTGGGGAATCGGAAGCCCGCACCCGTCAGATGATCCAAATTGCTGAGGCGTTGTCGCCCTGCGTGCTCTGGATCGATGAAATCGATAAAGCCTTCGCTGGCTTGGACGGTCGCGGCGACAGCGGCACCGCCAATCGCGTTTTTGGCACGGTGCTGACTTGGATGGCGGAAAAACAAAGTGCGGTCTTTGTTGTAGCGACGGCGAATAATGTCACTAGCCTGCCGCCAGAGCTGCTACGCAAGGGCCGCTTCGATGAAATCTTCTTTGTTGGGCTGCCCAATCAAGAGGAACGCCGCGCCATCTTCGAAGTGCATCTGAATCGGTTACGGCCCTCAAGTCTGCGCAACTACGACTTGGAACGATTGGCAGCTGCCACGCCAGGCTTTTCGGGTGCGGAAATTGAGCAGGCGCTGATTGAAGCCATGCACCTTGGCTTTAGCCAGAATCGCGACTTCAATACCGACGACATCATCGATGCGATCGGGCAGCTCGTTCCTTTGGCGCGCACAGCCCAGCAGCAAATTCAGCAACTGCAAGAATGGGCGGCTCTAGGTCGAGTCCGTCCGGCATCCCAAGCGATTCTGCCGCGCACCGAGGGATTCTAG
- a CDS encoding M48 family metallopeptidase, which translates to MAVRRPFAAAIAALAITAGPAQAQSFDPGLLNLLRGGIQLFQGLNFSNLNPNQEVQLGRQMNQQMLSQRFRPNRDRALAAYINDVGQRLAAQSDRPDLPWQFQVVDSREINAFATMGGYVYITTGMLGFLSNEAELAGVLAHEIGHIEGRHLPQRLGQSYLQQAGLSALGIDSDRFTQVAVDLALNRPNSRSAEFDADARGLRVMERAGYAPAGLISVMNKLASLGNNGMTFLSTHPDSRERARALTAQLNGDRNRINQGFGLDDRSYRQQVLARL; encoded by the coding sequence ATGGCTGTTCGTCGTCCGTTTGCTGCTGCGATCGCGGCCTTGGCCATTACGGCAGGGCCTGCTCAGGCTCAATCCTTTGATCCGGGCCTGCTCAACCTGCTGCGGGGTGGAATTCAGCTGTTTCAAGGCCTGAACTTTAGCAACCTCAATCCCAATCAAGAGGTGCAGCTAGGGCGGCAAATGAATCAGCAGATGCTGAGTCAACGCTTTCGCCCCAACCGCGATCGTGCCTTGGCGGCTTACATCAACGATGTGGGTCAGCGGCTCGCTGCCCAGAGCGATCGCCCCGATCTTCCTTGGCAATTCCAGGTGGTCGATAGCCGCGAGATCAATGCCTTTGCCACGATGGGCGGCTACGTCTACATCACCACGGGCATGCTCGGTTTCCTGAGCAATGAAGCCGAATTAGCCGGTGTCCTCGCCCACGAAATTGGCCATATTGAAGGACGGCACCTGCCCCAGCGATTGGGCCAAAGTTACCTACAGCAAGCCGGTCTTTCTGCTTTGGGGATTGATAGCGATCGCTTTACGCAAGTTGCCGTCGACCTGGCCCTGAATCGTCCCAATAGTCGTAGTGCTGAATTTGATGCGGATGCCCGCGGCCTGCGAGTTATGGAACGGGCGGGTTATGCCCCAGCCGGGCTGATCTCGGTGATGAATAAGCTAGCTAGCCTCGGTAACAACGGCATGACCTTTCTCAGTACCCACCCTGATTCTCGGGAGCGGGCACGCGCCTTGACTGCTCAACTGAATGGCGATCGCAATCGCATCAATCAGGGCTTTGGCCTGGATGACCGTAGCTATCGCCAGCAGGTGTTAGCTCGCCTCTAA
- a CDS encoding TRC40/GET3/ArsA family transport-energizing ATPase, protein MRVILMTGKGGVGKTSVAAATGLRCAELGYKTLVLSTDPAHSLADSFDMELGHEPREVKPNLWGAELDALMELEGNWGAVKRYITDVLQARGLEGIEAEELAILPGMDEIFSLVRMKRHYDEGEYEVLIIDSAPTGTALRLLSLPEVAGWYMRKLYKPFQAVSEVLRPLVQPLFRPVAGFNLPTKEVMDAPYEFYEQLVELEKVLTDPGTTSVRLVTNPEKMVIKESLRAHAYLSLYNVGTDLVIANRIIPDSVTDPFFQRWKENQKQYRDEIHADFQPLPIKEVPLYSEEMCGLEALERLKETLYANEDPTQVYYKETTLRVVQNGSDYNLEVYLPGIPKSQIDLSKNGDELNIRIGNHRRNLVLPQALAALNPMGANMEDDYLKIRFAAS, encoded by the coding sequence ATGCGTGTAATTTTGATGACCGGTAAGGGCGGCGTCGGCAAGACCTCTGTGGCCGCTGCCACCGGCTTGCGCTGTGCAGAACTCGGCTACAAGACCTTAGTTCTGAGTACGGATCCGGCCCACTCCCTCGCCGACAGTTTCGATATGGAACTCGGCCATGAGCCCCGTGAGGTCAAGCCCAACCTTTGGGGTGCCGAACTGGATGCCCTGATGGAGCTAGAGGGCAACTGGGGCGCGGTCAAGCGCTACATCACCGACGTACTGCAAGCTCGGGGACTGGAAGGGATTGAGGCAGAGGAGCTGGCGATTCTGCCGGGCATGGACGAAATCTTCAGCCTCGTCCGGATGAAGCGCCACTACGACGAAGGCGAATATGAAGTCCTGATCATCGACTCGGCTCCCACCGGAACTGCGCTGAGGCTGCTCAGTCTGCCCGAGGTGGCAGGCTGGTACATGCGCAAGCTCTACAAACCCTTCCAAGCCGTTTCAGAAGTGCTGCGGCCGCTGGTTCAGCCTCTCTTTCGCCCAGTGGCGGGCTTCAACCTGCCGACCAAAGAGGTGATGGATGCCCCCTATGAGTTCTACGAACAGCTAGTCGAGCTGGAAAAAGTCCTGACCGACCCAGGAACGACCTCAGTGCGTTTGGTCACCAACCCCGAAAAAATGGTGATCAAGGAATCGCTGCGGGCCCACGCCTATCTCAGCCTCTACAACGTCGGCACCGATTTGGTGATTGCCAATCGGATCATTCCTGACAGCGTTACCGATCCGTTCTTCCAGCGTTGGAAAGAAAATCAAAAGCAATATCGCGACGAAATTCACGCCGATTTTCAGCCGCTGCCGATCAAGGAAGTTCCGCTCTACTCGGAAGAGATGTGTGGACTGGAAGCCCTTGAAAGGCTGAAAGAGACCCTCTACGCCAACGAAGATCCAACACAGGTTTACTACAAGGAAACCACCCTCCGAGTTGTCCAAAACGGCAGCGACTACAACCTCGAGGTCTACTTGCCGGGAATTCCCAAGAGCCAGATTGACCTCAGTAAAAATGGCGATGAGCTGAACATTCGCATTGGCAATCACCGCCGTAATCTGGTGCTGCCCCAAGCTCTGGCTGCCCTCAATCCGATGGGAGCCAACATGGAGGATGACTACCTCAAGATTCGCTTTGCAGCCAGTTGA
- a CDS encoding DUF2358 domain-containing protein produces the protein MAIALDDLLKTLRQDYARFPKDQSFEVYDPDVFFQDPLTRFQGRDRYQKMIAFIDRWFLDPQLTLHDIHQTETGLESRWTLSWTSPWPWRPRSQISGRTLFELTAEGSIRSHRDYWDCSPWAVLRQQLPRRRTKNPR, from the coding sequence ATGGCGATCGCGCTGGATGATCTGCTGAAAACACTGCGGCAAGACTATGCCCGCTTCCCCAAGGATCAAAGCTTTGAGGTCTACGACCCCGACGTGTTCTTTCAAGACCCCCTGACCCGCTTCCAAGGCCGCGATCGCTACCAGAAAATGATTGCCTTCATCGATCGCTGGTTTCTGGATCCTCAGCTCACTTTGCACGATATCCATCAGACTGAGACTGGCCTCGAAAGTCGCTGGACGCTGAGTTGGACGAGTCCTTGGCCTTGGCGACCGCGATCGCAAATCAGTGGCCGCACCCTCTTTGAACTGACGGCGGAGGGCAGCATTCGCAGCCACCGCGACTACTGGGATTGCTCACCCTGGGCGGTTTTACGCCAACAATTACCGCGACGGCGCACTAAAAATCCCCGATAG
- a CDS encoding chloride channel protein, whose product MTTPPSVAAEISNPPAAPHWSNPLVRLFSPESYLLLLAAGVGLSTGAAIVGFHLLYESLHQGVFGWLSSALSAWGGYRTLALIPLLGGLVMGGLILIWPRFGPSMTGLIGLARGTGADEPLRTPQKLLAASLSLASGASLGPEGPSVESGGNLGLAIARWARMSRERQLLLIGAGAAAGIAAGFNAPIAGVFFAFEVVLGTSFAGAAVSAVLIAAVLSALVAQVGLGAQPAFSLPAYVVRSPLELPLYLGLGVLASLVSSSYMALVQLLQQAFRGETAIGSVLGQIPRSLRPALAGLIVGLVSLQFPQVLGVGYETIEGLLSGMSLTPLTMVLLLIGKLGLTALCLASGFVGGGFAPAMFLGAVLGSFYGWVLTALFPTSWIPIASPPAYAMVGMAAVLAGSVRAPLTAILLLFELTRDYRIVLPLMAAAGLSAWLADRLRPKATHSDLPGLPQKRQPDLPLRLPVEVALRPVECWLPSDIPADQALAQLIEAASYHALVHDRHDRVLGLVTLPDLQRSLSATPTEPLLAIASRELIWVHCGESLAEAIARMDVRGLQQLPVLAGGTDESAVAITAVQGWVDRDSIQQALNLAEAQDQLLAHQARQLTAPVLTEKT is encoded by the coding sequence ATGACGACTCCTCCCTCTGTTGCTGCTGAGATTTCCAATCCGCCTGCCGCACCGCACTGGAGTAATCCGCTGGTGCGGCTGTTTAGCCCCGAGTCCTACCTGCTGCTGCTGGCGGCGGGTGTCGGGCTGAGCACGGGCGCTGCGATTGTGGGGTTCCACCTCCTCTATGAATCTCTCCATCAAGGGGTGTTTGGCTGGCTCAGTAGCGCCCTGTCTGCTTGGGGAGGCTATCGCACCTTGGCCCTTATCCCCTTACTGGGTGGGCTGGTGATGGGTGGATTGATCCTGATCTGGCCCCGCTTTGGACCGAGCATGACCGGGCTGATTGGTCTAGCACGGGGTACTGGAGCCGATGAGCCACTGCGAACCCCCCAAAAGCTGTTGGCGGCTTCGCTATCCCTTGCCAGTGGCGCATCGCTGGGGCCGGAGGGGCCAAGCGTGGAGAGTGGCGGCAATTTAGGGCTGGCGATCGCTCGCTGGGCACGGATGTCGCGGGAGCGGCAGCTGTTGCTAATTGGAGCCGGTGCTGCAGCTGGGATTGCCGCTGGCTTTAACGCCCCGATCGCGGGGGTATTCTTCGCTTTTGAGGTGGTGCTCGGCACCAGTTTCGCCGGAGCAGCAGTCAGCGCTGTCTTGATTGCAGCTGTGTTGTCAGCGCTGGTTGCTCAAGTGGGTTTAGGCGCTCAGCCCGCCTTTTCTCTACCAGCCTATGTGGTGCGATCGCCCTTAGAACTCCCGCTCTATCTGGGATTGGGCGTGCTCGCCAGCTTAGTGTCCAGTAGCTACATGGCATTGGTGCAGCTACTCCAGCAAGCCTTTCGGGGCGAGACTGCGATCGGCTCGGTGTTGGGCCAAATCCCGCGATCGCTGCGTCCCGCTCTTGCAGGGTTGATTGTTGGGCTTGTTTCGCTGCAGTTCCCCCAAGTGCTGGGCGTTGGCTACGAAACGATCGAGGGGTTGCTGAGCGGCATGAGCCTGACGCCCCTGACGATGGTGCTCTTGTTGATTGGCAAGCTTGGCCTGACGGCACTCTGTTTAGCCAGTGGCTTCGTGGGGGGTGGCTTTGCACCCGCAATGTTCCTCGGTGCAGTTCTGGGTAGTTTCTACGGCTGGGTGTTGACGGCGCTGTTTCCGACCTCTTGGATTCCGATCGCCTCCCCACCGGCCTACGCCATGGTGGGCATGGCTGCCGTACTGGCGGGGAGTGTCCGTGCGCCGCTAACTGCGATTTTGCTGCTGTTTGAACTGACGCGGGACTATCGGATTGTGCTGCCGTTGATGGCGGCGGCAGGTCTGAGTGCTTGGCTGGCCGATCGCCTGCGCCCGAAAGCGACCCATTCAGACTTGCCGGGATTGCCCCAGAAGCGGCAACCGGATCTGCCGCTACGGCTACCTGTAGAAGTGGCGCTGCGTCCCGTCGAGTGCTGGCTCCCCAGTGACATTCCCGCCGATCAAGCCCTCGCACAGCTGATCGAGGCCGCCAGCTATCACGCCTTGGTTCACGATCGCCACGATCGCGTCCTTGGCTTGGTGACACTGCCTGACTTACAGCGCAGTCTCTCGGCGACACCGACAGAACCGCTCTTGGCGATCGCCAGCCGAGAGTTGATTTGGGTGCATTGCGGCGAAAGTCTCGCGGAGGCGATCGCGCGGATGGATGTGCGCGGTCTGCAGCAGTTACCCGTGCTTGCCGGTGGAACGGATGAGAGCGCTGTGGCCATCACAGCTGTCCAAGGCTGGGTCGATCGCGACAGTATTCAACAAGCCCTCAACCTGGCGGAAGCCCAGGATCAACTCCTGGCCCATCAAGCCCGTCAACTGACCGCCCCCGTTCTCACGGAGAAAACCTGA
- a CDS encoding glutathione S-transferase family protein: protein MLKLYGGARTRASLVAWYLEELGQPYEAVAVDLAAGEHRQPPFLALNPFGKVPAVVDDEFSLWESGAILLYLAEKFGELQTLQDRAIAAQWVLFANATLGPGLFVEANRAKEAPRLLGSLNTLLSQRDYLVGDRLGAADIAVGSYLAYVPMFFPDFDLSPYPAVQSYISRLTQRPAYQNTIGRR from the coding sequence ATGCTGAAGCTATACGGCGGTGCGCGGACCCGAGCATCTCTCGTGGCTTGGTACCTCGAAGAACTTGGACAACCCTACGAAGCCGTTGCGGTTGATCTGGCTGCAGGCGAACATCGGCAGCCGCCCTTCTTGGCCCTCAATCCCTTTGGGAAGGTGCCTGCTGTCGTCGATGACGAATTCAGTCTTTGGGAATCTGGTGCCATCCTGCTCTACCTTGCCGAGAAGTTTGGTGAACTCCAAACCCTGCAAGATCGGGCGATCGCAGCACAGTGGGTGTTGTTTGCCAACGCAACGCTGGGGCCAGGGCTGTTTGTCGAAGCCAACCGCGCCAAAGAAGCGCCGCGTCTCCTGGGTAGCCTCAATACCCTGCTCAGCCAGCGTGACTATTTGGTGGGCGATCGCCTCGGCGCGGCGGATATCGCCGTCGGTTCCTATCTGGCTTATGTTCCGATGTTTTTCCCGGACTTTGACCTCAGCCCCTATCCCGCTGTGCAGAGCTACATCAGTCGTCTGACGCAGCGACCGGCTTATCAAAACACGATCGGTCGGCGCTAG
- a CDS encoding aminotransferase class V-fold PLP-dependent enzyme has translation MTSDRLLTHRQQFPALQTKTYFNYGGQGPLSTSALTAIQTAFLEGQQLGPFSLAAGQRVEQISDRLRTDLAALLQTQPENITLTENVSVGCNIVLWGVDWQAGDRLLITDCEHPSVVATAQAIAQRFAVELDIWPLQAAVVAGQDLAEAFATQLQPRTRLAAISHVLWNYGTVLPLEAIAEQAHRQDCRLLVDGAQSVGILPLDLPASGVDFYAFTGHKWLCGPEGVGGLYSHPEARSQLLPTWLGWRGVEKNAQGWPIRPKNDGRRYEIATSAYPLYAGLSAAIAQQADYGTAEERYDCARQLAQLLWQSLQALPKVRCLATTPPQSGLVSFQIDSPQAPFKIVSQLEAQGLQIRSLVGPDCLRACCHYLTLEAEVESLVSAIAQLSG, from the coding sequence ATGACCAGCGATCGCTTGCTCACCCACCGCCAGCAATTTCCCGCGCTACAGACCAAGACTTACTTTAACTACGGGGGGCAGGGACCCCTCTCAACTTCAGCGCTCACAGCGATCCAGACTGCTTTTCTGGAAGGACAACAGCTCGGACCCTTTTCCCTGGCGGCGGGTCAACGAGTCGAACAGATCAGCGATCGCCTCCGTACAGATTTGGCGGCGCTCCTTCAAACCCAGCCCGAGAACATCACCCTGACCGAAAATGTCTCAGTTGGCTGCAACATCGTGCTCTGGGGCGTCGACTGGCAAGCCGGCGATCGCCTCTTGATCACCGACTGTGAGCATCCCAGCGTCGTGGCTACTGCCCAGGCGATCGCCCAGCGCTTCGCGGTGGAGCTGGATATCTGGCCGCTACAGGCTGCGGTCGTGGCGGGTCAAGATTTAGCAGAGGCATTTGCTACGCAGCTGCAGCCACGAACGCGACTCGCTGCCATCAGCCATGTCCTCTGGAACTACGGCACGGTTCTGCCCCTAGAAGCGATCGCGGAACAAGCGCATCGACAAGACTGCCGGCTATTGGTGGATGGGGCACAATCCGTCGGGATCTTGCCGCTGGATCTGCCCGCAAGCGGGGTGGATTTCTACGCGTTTACAGGTCACAAGTGGCTCTGTGGTCCGGAGGGTGTGGGCGGACTCTACAGTCACCCTGAGGCGCGATCGCAGTTGCTACCGACTTGGCTAGGTTGGCGAGGGGTCGAGAAGAATGCCCAAGGCTGGCCAATTCGGCCTAAAAACGATGGCCGCCGCTATGAAATTGCAACCTCGGCTTATCCGCTCTATGCCGGCTTAAGTGCAGCGATCGCCCAACAAGCCGACTACGGAACTGCTGAGGAGCGTTACGACTGCGCCCGTCAGTTAGCACAGTTGCTTTGGCAGTCGTTACAGGCATTACCAAAAGTGCGCTGCCTCGCAACCACGCCGCCACAATCCGGACTTGTCTCGTTTCAGATTGATAGCCCTCAAGCTCCGTTCAAAATCGTCAGCCAGCTCGAAGCCCAAGGGCTGCAAATCCGCAGCTTGGTCGGCCCAGATTGTCTCCGAGCCTGCTGTCACTACCTGACTTTAGAAGCAGAAGTCGAGTCGCTAGTCTCAGCGATCGCCCAACTCAGCGGCTAA
- a CDS encoding cyclic nucleotide-binding domain-containing protein encodes MFAPASTVKALQRDAEDLLIPAGSVIFAEGEAAEEMYGILSGEVELKVGDRTVEVLKTGDVFGEGALVQAQKFRATTAIARQDCRLARLDRRRFLFAIQETPTFALDVIRSFSRRLRTLKQTKLAGAEA; translated from the coding sequence ATGTTTGCACCTGCATCGACCGTCAAAGCACTACAACGCGACGCTGAGGATCTGTTAATCCCAGCCGGTAGTGTGATTTTTGCGGAGGGGGAGGCTGCTGAAGAAATGTATGGCATTCTCTCCGGCGAGGTAGAACTCAAGGTCGGAGATCGCACCGTTGAGGTTCTCAAGACTGGTGATGTTTTTGGGGAAGGCGCACTGGTGCAAGCCCAGAAGTTTCGTGCCACCACTGCGATCGCCCGTCAAGATTGCCGCCTCGCTCGCCTCGATCGCCGGCGTTTCCTGTTTGCTATCCAAGAAACCCCAACCTTTGCGCTGGATGTGATCCGAAGCTTCTCGCGACGGCTGCGGACGCTCAAACAGACAAAGCTCGCTGGAGCCGAAGCTTAG